The following coding sequences are from one Triticum dicoccoides isolate Atlit2015 ecotype Zavitan chromosome 4A, WEW_v2.0, whole genome shotgun sequence window:
- the LOC119286321 gene encoding transcription repressor OFP8-like: MSSTGARRGVGSGGGGGHFPVGRRRHVAVVDTGCSCRPRRPRMLLSLPSFLKPSSASKAPAAPARSTSSSSLFPSSSSTASFSTSYASSNCSNYYSSYHGFGAAPKLHQQQEHLPSAKEAPASPVRRQPASMKKKQKKRYYAENKAAMAEAGPEEDVGLAVEKDSSDPRADFRESMVQMVVETGLCSWDDLRSMLRRLLALNSPRHHAAILTAFAELCAQLASPPPPATSSYHYQL; the protein is encoded by the coding sequence ATGTCGTCGACGGGGGCGCGCAGGGGcgttggcagcggcggcggcggcgggcacttCCCGGTGGGCCGGCGCCGCCACGTGGCGGTGGTCGACACCGGGTGCAgctgccgcccgcgccgccccagGATGCTGCTCAGCCTGCCGTCCTTCCTCAAGCCTTCCTCCGCGAGCAAGGcaccggcggcgccggcgaggagcaCCAGCTCGTCCAGCCTCTtcccgtcgtcctcctccaccgcctccttctcCACCAGTTACGCCTCCTCCAACTGCTCCAACTACTACTCCTCCTACCATGGCTTCGGCGCCGCCCCCAAGCTACATCAGCAGCAAGAGCACCTTCCCTCCGCCAAGGAGGCGCCGGCCTCGCCGGTCAGGAGGCAGCCGGCGAgcatgaagaagaagcagaagaagaggtaTTACGCGGAGAACAAAGCAGCTATGGCGGAAGCGGGGCCGGAGGAGGACGTGGGGCTGGCAGTGGAGAAGGACTCGTCGGACCCGCGCGCCGACTTCCGGGAGAGCATGGTGCAGATGGTGGTGGAGACGGGGCTGTGCAGCTGGGACGACCTCCGCAGCATGCTCCGCCGCCTGCTCGCCCTCAACTCGCCGCGCCACCACGCCGCCATCCTCACCGCCTTCGCCGAGCTCTGCGCCCAGCtagcctcgccgcccccgccggcgACATCGTCGTACCACTACCAGCTCTAG